A single genomic interval of Juglans regia cultivar Chandler chromosome 1, Walnut 2.0, whole genome shotgun sequence harbors:
- the LOC109009458 gene encoding BTB/POZ domain and ankyrin repeat-containing protein NPR1-like produces MADDDLRMISLYLENRVRLTRLLLPMEAKVAMDIALVDGTSELPLDIQSMNLGDAQRTTVDLTQAHFKIQEEYLARIKALSRSVELGKRFFPRCSETLNQIMDADDISELAFLENDNPEDQLLKKQRYIELQEVIKKAFDEDKEEFDRSAMLSSASTSSGVGKA; encoded by the exons ATGGCAGACGATGATCTCCGTATGATATCGTTGTACCTTGAAAATAGAG TTCGACTGACGAGACTTCTACTCCCCATGGAAGCAAAAGTTGCAATGGATATTGCTCTCGTTGATGGCACTTCTGAGCTTCCTTTAGACATCCAATCTATGAATTTGGGGGATGCCCAGAGAACAACTGTAGACTTAACTCAGGCACATTTCAAGATCCAAGAGGAGTATCTAGCTAGGATTAAAGCACTCTCTAGAAGTG TGGAACTGGGAAAACGCTTCTTCCCTCGTTGCTCTGAAACTCTTAATCAGATAATGGATGCTGATGATATATCAGAACTGGCATTTTTGGAGAACGACAATCCAGAGGATCAACTATTGAAGAAACAAAGGTATATAGAACTCCAAGAAGTTATAAAGAAGGCGTTCGATGAAGATAAGGAGGAGTTTGATAGGTCTGCTATGTTGTCTTCAGCATCTACATCCTCGGGGGTTGGCAAGGCCTAA
- the LOC109009313 gene encoding heat shock factor protein HSF30-like has product MEGLHEPGPPPFLKKIFEMVEDPDTDRVVSWSETRDSFTVWDEHVFAQDLLPRYFKNRNFSSFIRQLNTYGFKKIDTDNWKFANEGFQRGKKHLLKSIKRRSRLNKQQQQEGAVGVNPMKPWLEDELESLKEDQNVLKVEILNLRQKQEDSQNQLGAAENRIRGAECRIQQMLFFLTKVTKGPSFVQQLIQKTKQQKRELDGEEFVKRRRLLASHVREKAIDKIHRINSRNQVPGGLVTTLSGLSEILEEDAVDMDIPASIDVALCSLEDQNINVMSRRSSSPNISSVYDVMSEKLLEDNLIVDEELAVNDSKFYSELEDLIVKPGDCGGVAGGLVEQAGCVGALP; this is encoded by the exons ATGGAGGGGCTGCACGAGCCGGGTCCACCGCCGTTTCTGAAGAAGATATTCGAGATGGTGGAAGACCCGGATACCGACAGGGTGGTGTCGTGGAGCGAGACCCGGGACAGCTTCACCGTGTGGGACGAGCATGTCTTCGCACAAGACCTGCTCCCAAGGTATTTCAAGAATAGAAACTTCTCCAGCTTCATTCGCCAGCTCAACACTTAC GGTTTCAAGAAGATTGATACAGATAACTGGAAGTTTGCAAACGAAGGATTTCAAAGAGGGAAGAAGCATTTGCTCAAGAGCATCAAAAGAAGAAGTCGGTTAAACAAGCAGCAACAACAAGAAGGGGCGGTAGGTGTCAATCCGATGAAACCCTGGTTGGAGGATGAACTCGAGAGTCTTAAGGAGGATCAAAACGTATTGAAAGTGGAAATCCTGAACCTGAGACAGAAACAGGAGGACTCTCAGAATCAGTTAGGTGCTGCTGAAAATCGTATTCGAGGTGCAGAGTGTAGGATACAACAGATGCTCTTTTTCCTCACCAAAGTAACCAAAGGCCCAAGCTTTGTTCAGCAATTGATCCAGAAGACAAAGCAGCAAAAGAGAGAGCTGGATGGAGAAGAGTTTGTTAAGAGACGGAGATTGCTAGCATCCCATGTGCGTGAAAAGGCCATTGACAAAATTCATAGAATTAATTCCAGAAACCAAGTTCCGGGGGGCTTGGTGACAACTCTATCTGGACTCTCTGAAATCCTGGAAGAGGACGCTGTGGATATGGATATCCCAGCTTCCATAGATGTTGCATTATGCAGTCTTGAGGACCAGAATATCAATGTGATGTCTAGAAGAAGTAGCAGCCCAAATATCTCCTCTGTTTATGATGTCATGTCAGAGAAACTACTGGAGGACAATTTGATTGTAGATGAAGAGTTAGCTGTAAATGACTCTAAATTCTATTCTGAATTGGAGGATTTGATTGTCAAGCCAGGTGATTGCGGTGGAGTTGCAGGTGGACTGGTGGAGCAAGCTGGTTGTGTTGGGGCGCTTCCTTGA